The proteins below come from a single Nitrospiraceae bacterium genomic window:
- a CDS encoding ABC transporter permease — translation MGSFFVLTVFTAFRFLNRNRLRSGLTTIGIIIGVGSVIAMVSIGEGAKFAIQAQVASMGTNMILILPGATSVGGVRGGSGGAVTLTVNDALDLQKKVPTLHETGWAKRDVMQIVYGNQNVNVPVNGISPTYLTIRDWSFTSGGPFTEGEMETTSRVALLGQTVVDNLFVPGEDPVGKMIRIKNVPFRIIGVLAPKGQSPTGNDQDDIIFIPFTTAERRVLGTQFLGSVGALFASTERPEDLPAAVEDIQRVLRDRHHLQPDQPDDFTIRTQVDIGKVQEGTGETLTIMMFSVASISLLVGGIGIMNILLVSVTERTREIGIRMAVGAKHRHILIQFLAEAMTLSMVGGLLGVGFGILGAQATTLVAGWPTIISFEAIMIAFLFSAAVGLIFGIYPANKAARLNPIDALRYE, via the coding sequence ATGGGAAGTTTTTTTGTCTTGACGGTGTTTACAGCTTTTCGCTTTCTTAACCGGAATCGTTTGCGATCCGGTCTCACCACGATTGGTATTATTATCGGTGTAGGCTCAGTCATCGCCATGGTGAGTATTGGCGAAGGAGCCAAATTTGCCATACAGGCGCAAGTGGCCAGCATGGGCACGAATATGATTCTCATATTACCGGGAGCGACGAGTGTGGGAGGCGTTCGTGGTGGTTCGGGTGGTGCAGTGACCCTGACCGTCAATGATGCCCTCGATTTGCAAAAAAAGGTTCCCACGTTGCATGAAACCGGCTGGGCCAAACGGGATGTCATGCAAATTGTTTACGGAAATCAGAATGTCAATGTTCCTGTGAATGGGATTTCTCCGACCTATCTGACTATTCGTGATTGGTCGTTCACCAGTGGAGGGCCGTTTACCGAAGGAGAGATGGAGACCACAAGCCGCGTGGCCCTCTTGGGCCAAACGGTCGTCGACAATCTATTTGTTCCCGGTGAGGATCCGGTCGGAAAGATGATTCGAATAAAGAACGTCCCATTTCGAATCATCGGCGTCCTGGCTCCGAAAGGCCAATCTCCGACCGGCAACGATCAGGACGATATTATCTTCATCCCCTTTACCACGGCGGAACGCCGAGTCCTCGGCACCCAATTTCTTGGATCAGTCGGGGCATTGTTTGCGTCGACAGAGCGCCCCGAAGATCTTCCCGCAGCTGTTGAGGATATTCAACGGGTGCTTCGGGACCGTCATCATTTGCAGCCGGACCAACCGGATGATTTTACGATTCGCACCCAGGTGGATATTGGAAAAGTTCAGGAGGGGACAGGGGAAACTCTGACAATCATGATGTTTTCCGTGGCCTCGATTTCGTTATTGGTCGGGGGGATCGGGATCATGAATATTCTGTTGGTATCTGTCACAGAACGCACGCGAGAGATTGGTATTCGTATGGCCGTTGGGGCCAAGCATCGCCATATTTTGATTCAATTTTTAGCGGAAGCGATGACGCTCAGTATGGTGGGCGGATTGCTGGGTGTGGGCTTCGGTATTCTGGGCGCTCAGGCGACGACCCTAGTGGCCGGATGGCCCACGATTATTTCCTTTGAGGCCATTATGATCGCGTTTCTCTTTTCTGCCGCTGTCGGTTTGATCTTTGGTATTTATCCTGCCAACAAAGCTGCGCGATTAAATCCCATCGATGCTCTGCGCTATGAATAA
- a CDS encoding ABC transporter ATP-binding protein: MIACTNLSKTYRLGDIDVEALRGINLTIQAGEFIAIMGSSGSGKSTLMNILGCLDVPTTGSYCLNGRDIAHAEPDELAEVRSRTIGFVFQNFSLIPKTSALENVQLPLFYQGLSLREQRSRAQSALARVGLANREHHYPTQLSGGQQQRVAIARALVSAPCLLLADEPTGNLDTQSSQEIMDIFQGLNHTDGLTILVVTHEIDIAAYASRQIQMRDGCILSDQASIGMGMRVS; this comes from the coding sequence CTGATTGCCTGTACCAATCTCTCCAAAACTTATCGCCTGGGTGATATTGATGTAGAGGCCCTTCGGGGAATAAATCTGACTATCCAAGCAGGTGAATTCATTGCGATTATGGGCTCGTCCGGATCCGGTAAATCCACATTGATGAATATCTTGGGTTGCCTGGATGTGCCGACTACAGGCAGTTATTGTTTGAATGGACGGGATATTGCCCATGCTGAACCCGATGAATTGGCGGAGGTTCGTAGTCGGACCATCGGATTTGTTTTTCAGAATTTCAGCCTGATTCCTAAAACCAGCGCATTAGAAAATGTTCAGCTTCCCCTATTCTATCAGGGGCTTTCTCTTCGTGAACAACGATCTCGAGCTCAATCGGCTTTGGCGCGCGTGGGATTGGCAAATCGGGAACATCATTACCCCACACAGTTGTCTGGTGGGCAACAACAGCGAGTGGCCATTGCCCGCGCGCTGGTGTCAGCCCCTTGCCTTCTCCTGGCGGATGAACCAACAGGGAATCTGGATACGCAATCAAGTCAGGAAATCATGGATATATTTCAGGGCCTCAATCACACCGATGGGTTGACTATCCTGGTGGTGACGCATGAAATTGATATCGCTGCTTATGCTTCACGCCAGATTCAGATGAGAGACGGCTGTATCCTGAGCGATCAAGCCTCAATTGGTATGGGCATGCGGGTATCCTAA
- a CDS encoding efflux RND transporter periplasmic adaptor subunit → MKKLLWIGVVVIVSVIAARQFWLTGVRSAPIQYRTASIERGPIVAVVGATGTINPVTSVQVGAQVTGKIISLHADFNSVVKAGEVIARIDPSLFQTRRDQAAANLVNAKAMWSKTRTELAQRKRELDRTQTLFQRELVSQNDLDIATTAYESAQAQLEVSGAQIKQAQALLDTADLDLKYTVIRSPVNGIVIARNVEVGQTVTAGFTTPNIFLIALDLTKMQVDTNVSESDIGGIREGQEALFTVDTYPQVDFRGVVRQIRNAPIIVQNVVTYDVVVEVDNRDLRLKPGMTANVSITIARKDDVLMIPNAAFRFFPSQSASVGQKTGESGADVVKPLTGVLPQGPHASGGSHGWKTVWKLTDSGDPASVLLQPGISDGSKTEVVESELREQDKIIVGIALPKGERKANQLPPGFGSGQKSTSSRDKGL, encoded by the coding sequence ATGAAAAAATTGCTGTGGATTGGTGTGGTAGTGATTGTGTCGGTGATTGCCGCTCGTCAATTCTGGTTGACCGGGGTTCGGAGTGCACCGATTCAATATCGCACCGCAAGTATTGAGCGTGGCCCCATTGTGGCAGTTGTGGGTGCGACCGGAACAATTAATCCGGTAACTTCGGTCCAAGTTGGGGCACAAGTGACCGGTAAGATTATTAGTCTGCATGCCGATTTCAACTCTGTGGTGAAGGCGGGAGAGGTTATTGCGCGAATTGACCCGTCTCTCTTTCAGACCAGACGGGATCAGGCTGCGGCCAACCTCGTTAATGCTAAAGCGATGTGGAGCAAAACGCGAACAGAGTTGGCCCAACGGAAGCGGGAACTCGATCGAACCCAGACATTGTTTCAACGCGAGTTAGTGTCACAAAACGATCTGGATATCGCGACCACTGCCTATGAATCGGCCCAGGCTCAGCTTGAAGTCTCCGGGGCACAGATCAAACAGGCTCAGGCATTGTTAGATACGGCGGATTTAGATTTAAAATATACTGTGATACGGTCCCCGGTAAATGGAATTGTGATTGCACGTAATGTAGAAGTGGGGCAGACAGTGACGGCAGGATTCACGACACCGAATATTTTTCTGATCGCCCTTGATTTAACGAAAATGCAGGTTGATACCAATGTGAGTGAGTCCGATATCGGGGGAATCCGGGAAGGCCAGGAGGCGCTCTTTACTGTCGACACTTATCCACAGGTGGACTTTCGAGGTGTCGTAAGACAAATCCGGAATGCCCCGATTATTGTCCAGAATGTTGTGACCTACGACGTGGTGGTGGAAGTGGATAATCGTGATTTGCGGTTGAAGCCGGGGATGACGGCCAATGTCTCAATTACGATCGCGCGGAAGGACGATGTCTTAATGATTCCGAATGCGGCCTTCCGGTTTTTCCCTTCCCAATCCGCATCTGTGGGGCAAAAAACAGGTGAGTCCGGAGCGGATGTCGTGAAACCACTGACCGGGGTATTACCTCAAGGACCTCATGCCTCGGGGGGAAGCCATGGCTGGAAGACGGTGTGGAAGTTGACTGATTCGGGCGATCCGGCTTCGGTGCTTCTTCAGCCTGGCATTTCGGATGGCAGCAAGACGGAAGTGGTTGAAAGTGAGCTTCGGGAGCAGGACAAAATAATTGTCGGGATCGCCCTTCCGAAAGGGGAGCGCAAAGCCAATCAGCTTCCCCCGGGCTTCGGGTCAGGACAAAAGTCTACGAGTTCACGAGACAAGGGGCTCTAG